From one Paramormyrops kingsleyae isolate MSU_618 chromosome 1, PKINGS_0.4, whole genome shotgun sequence genomic stretch:
- the nxpe3 gene encoding NXPE family member 3: protein MKNGRGRHWRIKTMWRILSKYSPLFVVLILSCVAFLLRNIYSLEKLDCKASLYQLQQSITAPFRTRSPGQLERNWSNCSSHGLVLSPEEAVEQEHLLKSIAWPEPHLPVSSLHHSSSPSSSSFSILPLENDREWRVGDHLEVLVHMRDFRDRPKQHGGDFLLARLHSPELGAGVVGHVVDHENGLYSVLFWLPWAGKAHVEINLVHPSEAVQVLKRLREDNPDRVYFKSQFRFGPFSETTICNLCLSTQLPSCNYTNHHTGEPWFCYKPKLLSCNSRVSHSKAGYLKHLITSREELFFQRLVNLKVPIPSSGLDSITVLKETEEKPNGAANLDIFKPAGFYYKEVWRPTNDVLLRQFDDTAAVTRCLEGKVLRIYGDSTVRQWFEYLTTALPDLKEFNLNSPKNVGPFLSVDSVHNILIEYRCHGPPIRFSSVATNQLRYVADELEGVEGGSNTVVVLSIWSHFSTFPVEVYIRRLRSIRAAVLRLLDRAPGTLVVLRTANPQDLDTEVSLYNSDWFSLQLDAILRGMFYGLDVVLVDAWEMTLAHHLPHALHPPPPIIKTMIDFLLSHICPEDTSAFP from the exons ATGAAAAATGGCAGAGGGAGGCACTGGAGGATCAAGACCATGTGGAGAATTCTGTCCAAGTACAGCCCTTTGTTCGTCGTACTGATACTGTCATGCGTTGCCTTCCTGCTACGCAACATCTACAGCCTGGAG AAGCTGGACTGCAAGGCATCTCTCTACCAGCTTCAGCAGTCCATTACTGCCCCCTTCAGGACGAGAAGCCCAGGGCAGCTGGAGCGGAACTGGAGCAACTGCAGCTCTCATGGCTTGGTTCTGTCGCCCGAGGAAGCCGTTGAGCAGGAGCACCTGCTGAAGTCCATAGCCTGGCCCGAGCCACATTTGCCAGTGTCATCCTTGCACCATAGTAGCAGCCCTTCCAGCAGTTCCTTTTCCATTTTACCACTAGAAAATGACAGGGAATGGCGTGTGGGCGACCACCTGGAGGTGCTGGTCCACATGCGAGACTTCCGAGACCGGCCCAAGCAGCACGGAGGGGACTTCCTGTTAGCCCGACTGCACTCACCCGAGCTGGGGGCTGGTGTGGTCGGACACGTGGTCGATCATGAGAATGGACTGTATTCTGTGCTGTTCTGGCTGCCCTGGGCAGGGAAAGCGCACGTGGAGATAAATCTGGTACACCCCAGCGAGGCAGTGCAAGTACTAAAGAGGCTGCGGGAGGACAACCCCGACCGCGTCTACTTCAAGAGCCAGTTTCGTTTCGGCCCTTTCTCGGAGACCACCATCTGTAACCTCTGCCTGTCCACTCAGCTGCCGTCGTGCAACTACACCAACCACCACACGGGGGAGCCCTGGTTCTGCTACAAGCCCAAGCTACTGAGCTGCAATTCACGGGTCAGCCACTCCAAGGCTGGGTATCTAAAGCACCTGATAACAAGTAGGGAGGAGCTATTTTTCCAAAG GTTGGTAAACCTCAAGGTTCCCATTCCTTCATCTGGGCTGGACAGTATCACCGTGCTGAAGGAGACCGAAG AAAAGCCGAATGGAGCTGCAAATCTGGATATCTTCAAACCCGCGGGCTTTTACTACAAGGAGGTGTGGCGGCCTACCAACGACGTCCTGCTGCGGCAGTTTGATGACACGGCAGCCGTCACCCGCTGCCTGGAGGGGAAGGTGCTGCGCATATACGGGGACTCCACGGTGCGGCAGTGGTTCGAGTACCTCACCACGGCACTGCCTG ACTTGAAAGAGTTCAATCTGAATAGCCCGAAGAATGTGGGTCCCTTCCTGTCCGTGGACAGCGTTCACAACATCCTGATTGAGTACCGCTGCCACGGGCCACCCATCCGCTTCTCCTCGGTGGCGACCAACCAGCTGCGCTACGTAGCGGATGAGCTGGAGGGCGTGGAGGGCGGCAGCAACACGGTGGTTGTGTTGAGCATCTGGTCCCACTTCAGCACCTTCCCGGTGGAGGTCTACATCCGCAGGCTGCGCTCCATCCGTGCTGCGGTGCTGCGGCTGCTTGATCGCGCCCCTGGCACATTGGTGGTCCTGAGGACGGCCAACCCCCAGGACCTGGACACTGAGGTCAGCCTCTACAACAGCGACTGGTTCTCCTTGCAGCTGGATGCGATCCTTCGTGGAATGTTCTACGGTCTGGACGTGGTCCTGGTGGACGCGTGGGAGATGACGCTGGCCCATCACCTACCGCACGCACTCCACCCGCCTCCCCCCATTATCAAGACCATGATTgacttccttctttctcacatCTGCCCTGAGGACACTTCAGCTTTTCCCTGA
- the nfkbiz gene encoding NF-kappa-B inhibitor zeta isoform X2, with protein sequence MIIETTADDLGVLMDQEGVMTGSPWSLWSFFGNSSSPPESVGARSPESPSSDSDSGKTWTVTRSHSETCAFKKGAQGDSLTVTANLKATYQGVRVKNPVKELIMQKRGMQVRLFSKGVDNCSALTTDQQGINRPALRSPPGISSPKKPASCQYSPVIVPDTYLGNIQVLCCHGDVDGPLKDNVQSPEHFLGICDITSDSRECSPVSLMTVQVQESPCPPQMDLVGSPPQMNFLSQKQEPSPFLPNDNLSFYTPPKSMPSCLHEQNQVPSYLPQTGITGPFPTPFTPQPDPAAFSMPFTTPSTQILGGMSFFQWQIRQEEEKLQRLTPDQLAVQDGDGDTILNIAVAQGRRALAFVLARKMAEIGMLDIKERNSQSALQVGVAANQHLIVQDLLTLGAQINTFDQWGRTPLHVCAEKGHALMLQAVQRTMQASMQQVDMEAINYEGLTALHVAVLSHNAVIQELEHVSPLSPQAETLLQKRKFLGECVSTLMAMGSSYKSKDRKSGRTALHIASEEANVELLRLFLDQPDSLSVINEKTYNGNTVLHVASSLQGRVAQVDAVKLLMRRGADPSAKNLENEQPIQLVPEGPQGDQVRRILKGKESQIRSILY encoded by the exons ATGATCATTGAAACGACGGCGGATGACTTAGGAGTCCTGATGGACCAGGAGGGCGTGATGACAGGCAGCCCGTGGAGTTTGTGGTCTTTCTTCGGAAACTCCTCGTCCCCGCCCGAGTCTGTCGGAGCCCGGTCTCCCGAGTCACCGAGTTCCGACTCCGACTCGGGAAAAACCTGGACAGTCACTCGCAGCCACAGCGAAACCTGCGCCTTTAAGAAAGGAGCACAGG GCGATTCTTTGACCGTGACCGCGAATCTGAAGGCGACGTACCAAGGCGTCCGAGTCAAGAACCCAGTCAAGGAGCTGATCATGCAGAAGCGCGGCATGCAG GTGAGACTGTTCTCTAAAGGAGTCGATAACTGCTCAG CTTTGACCACAGATCAGCAAGGCATCAACCGGCCAGCTTTAAGATCCCCTCCTGGCATTTCCAGCCCTAAGAAGCCAGCCTCATGCCAGTACAGCCCGGTCATCGTCCCCGACACTTATCTAGGCAACATCCAG GTGCTCTGTTGTCATGGCGACGTGGATGGTCCCCTAAAGGATAATGTCCAGAGCCCAGAGCACTTCCTGGGCATTTGTGACATTACGAGTGACAGCAGAGAGTGTTCCCCCGTTTCCTTGATGACGGTGCAGGTACAGGagagcccctgccccccccagatGGACCTGGTTGGAAGCCCCCCCCAGATGAACTTTCTGTCACAAAAACAGGAGCCATCGCCTTTTCTCCCCAATGACAATTTGTCCTTTTACACCCCCCCAAAATCCATGCCCTCGTGTCTCCATGAACAGAATCAGGTCCCCAGCTACTTGCCCCAGACAGGCATCACCGGTCCTTTCCCCACTCCCTTCACTCCCCAGCCAGATCCTGCGGCCTTTTCCATGCCGTTCACTACCCCATCCACACAGATCTTGGGGGGCATGTCCTTCTTCCAGTGGCAGATCCGTCAGGAGGAGGAAAAGCTGCAGAGACTGACCCCAGATCAGCTGGCAGTGCAGGACGGAGACGGTGACAC GATCCTGAACATCGCAGTGGCACAGGGGAGGCGGGCGCTGGCCTTCGTTCTCGCCAGGAAGATGGCCGAAATCGGCATGTTAGACATCAAGGAGCGTAACAGTCAG AGTGCCCTGCAGGTGGGCGTGGCCGCCAACCAGCACCTGATTGTGCAGGACCTCCTGACACTAGGAGCTCAGATCAACACTTTTGACCAATGGGGGCGAACGCCGCTTCATGTTTGTGCTGAGAAAGGCCATGCCCTAATGCTCCAG GCCGTACAGAGGACCATGCAGGCCAGCATGCAGCAAGTGGACATGGAGGCCATCAACTATGAAG GTCTGACAGCACTTCACGTGGCGGTGCTGTCCCACAATGCCGTGATCCAGGAACTGGAGCATGTTTCCCCGCTGAGCCCCCAGGCTGAGACGCTGTTGCAAAAGCGGAAGTTTCTAGGGGAGTGTGTCAGCACCCTGATGGCCATGGGATCCTCCTACAAGAGCAAG GATCGTAAAAGTGGGCGGACTGCGTTACACATTGCCTCGGAGGAGGCCAACGTGGAGCTTCTTCGCCTCTTCCTGGACCAGCCCGACTCCTTATCTGTCATAAATGAGAAG ACATACAATGGAAACACCGTGCTCCACGTAGCCAGCTCCCTGCAGGGCCGGGTTGCCCAAGTGGATGCTGTCAAGCTGCTCATGCGCCGTGGTGCCGACCCCAGCGCCAAGAACCTGGAGAACGAGCAGCCCATCCAGTTGGTTCCGGAGGGACCCCAGGGGGATCAG GTACGGAGAATCCTGAAGGGCAAGGAATCCCAAATCCGATCCATTCTGTACTAA
- the nfkbiz gene encoding NF-kappa-B inhibitor zeta isoform X1, with protein sequence MIIETTADDLGVLMDQEGVMTGSPWSLWSFFGNSSSPPESVGARSPESPSSDSDSGKTWTVTRSHSETCAFKKGAQGDSLTVTANLKATYQGVRVKNPVKELIMQKRGMQVRLFSKGVDNCSALTTDQQGINRPALRSPPGISSPKKPASCQYSPVIVPDTYLGNIQVLCCHGDVDGPLKDNVQSPEHFLGICDITSDSRECSPVSLMTVQVQESPCPPQMDLVGSPPQMNFLSQKQEPSPFLPNDNLSFYTPPKSMPSCLHEQNQVPSYLPQTGITGPFPTPFTPQPDPAAFSMPFTTPSTQILGGMSFFQWQIRQEEEKLQRLTPDQLAVQDGDGDTILNIAVAQGRRALAFVLARKMAEIGMLDIKERNSQSALQVGVAANQHLIVQDLLTLGAQINTFDQWGRTPLHVCAEKGHALMLQAVQRTMQASMQQVDMEAINYEGLTALHVAVLSHNAVIQELEHVSPLSPQAETLLQKRKFLGECVSTLMAMGSSYKSKDRKSGRTALHIASEEANVELLRLFLDQPDSLSVINEKTYNGNTVLHVASSLQGRVAQVDAVKLLMRRGADPSAKNLENEQPIQLVPEGPQGDQVSHCAIHLSPQYSSVSSVPNITPSGALYILSTPSSGTHD encoded by the exons ATGATCATTGAAACGACGGCGGATGACTTAGGAGTCCTGATGGACCAGGAGGGCGTGATGACAGGCAGCCCGTGGAGTTTGTGGTCTTTCTTCGGAAACTCCTCGTCCCCGCCCGAGTCTGTCGGAGCCCGGTCTCCCGAGTCACCGAGTTCCGACTCCGACTCGGGAAAAACCTGGACAGTCACTCGCAGCCACAGCGAAACCTGCGCCTTTAAGAAAGGAGCACAGG GCGATTCTTTGACCGTGACCGCGAATCTGAAGGCGACGTACCAAGGCGTCCGAGTCAAGAACCCAGTCAAGGAGCTGATCATGCAGAAGCGCGGCATGCAG GTGAGACTGTTCTCTAAAGGAGTCGATAACTGCTCAG CTTTGACCACAGATCAGCAAGGCATCAACCGGCCAGCTTTAAGATCCCCTCCTGGCATTTCCAGCCCTAAGAAGCCAGCCTCATGCCAGTACAGCCCGGTCATCGTCCCCGACACTTATCTAGGCAACATCCAG GTGCTCTGTTGTCATGGCGACGTGGATGGTCCCCTAAAGGATAATGTCCAGAGCCCAGAGCACTTCCTGGGCATTTGTGACATTACGAGTGACAGCAGAGAGTGTTCCCCCGTTTCCTTGATGACGGTGCAGGTACAGGagagcccctgccccccccagatGGACCTGGTTGGAAGCCCCCCCCAGATGAACTTTCTGTCACAAAAACAGGAGCCATCGCCTTTTCTCCCCAATGACAATTTGTCCTTTTACACCCCCCCAAAATCCATGCCCTCGTGTCTCCATGAACAGAATCAGGTCCCCAGCTACTTGCCCCAGACAGGCATCACCGGTCCTTTCCCCACTCCCTTCACTCCCCAGCCAGATCCTGCGGCCTTTTCCATGCCGTTCACTACCCCATCCACACAGATCTTGGGGGGCATGTCCTTCTTCCAGTGGCAGATCCGTCAGGAGGAGGAAAAGCTGCAGAGACTGACCCCAGATCAGCTGGCAGTGCAGGACGGAGACGGTGACAC GATCCTGAACATCGCAGTGGCACAGGGGAGGCGGGCGCTGGCCTTCGTTCTCGCCAGGAAGATGGCCGAAATCGGCATGTTAGACATCAAGGAGCGTAACAGTCAG AGTGCCCTGCAGGTGGGCGTGGCCGCCAACCAGCACCTGATTGTGCAGGACCTCCTGACACTAGGAGCTCAGATCAACACTTTTGACCAATGGGGGCGAACGCCGCTTCATGTTTGTGCTGAGAAAGGCCATGCCCTAATGCTCCAG GCCGTACAGAGGACCATGCAGGCCAGCATGCAGCAAGTGGACATGGAGGCCATCAACTATGAAG GTCTGACAGCACTTCACGTGGCGGTGCTGTCCCACAATGCCGTGATCCAGGAACTGGAGCATGTTTCCCCGCTGAGCCCCCAGGCTGAGACGCTGTTGCAAAAGCGGAAGTTTCTAGGGGAGTGTGTCAGCACCCTGATGGCCATGGGATCCTCCTACAAGAGCAAG GATCGTAAAAGTGGGCGGACTGCGTTACACATTGCCTCGGAGGAGGCCAACGTGGAGCTTCTTCGCCTCTTCCTGGACCAGCCCGACTCCTTATCTGTCATAAATGAGAAG ACATACAATGGAAACACCGTGCTCCACGTAGCCAGCTCCCTGCAGGGCCGGGTTGCCCAAGTGGATGCTGTCAAGCTGCTCATGCGCCGTGGTGCCGACCCCAGCGCCAAGAACCTGGAGAACGAGCAGCCCATCCAGTTGGTTCCGGAGGGACCCCAGGGGGATCAGGTGAGTCACTGCGCTATCCATCTCAGTCCTCAATATTCCTCTGTGTCATCTGTACCTAACATCACACCATCAGGTGCTCTATACATTCTCAGCACACCTTCCTCAGGCACACATGATTGA